The following DNA comes from Janthinobacterium sp. TB1-E2.
GGCGCAGCAAGCCATCGGCTTGCGCGACCTGCACGTGTTTCGCCTGCCCGGCGCGGCGTCCGCGAACGCCGCCGAGCGCCTGGATATCGTCTACGGCAGCTTCGCCGACCGGGCCAGCGCCGAAGCTGTTTGGGCCCGGCTGGCCCCAACGTCGCCACAGAAAATATTGCTTAACGACATAGGTAGTATCCGCACGGAAATGAAAGCCGTGACACCGGCACAAACGGGACGTGGCGCCCCCTGACTTTATTTCGGTATATTGCCTTCCTGGCCTGCACAGCCGATTGCTTTTAGGCGATCATGCTGGGTAAAATTACAAAAGCACAACACGACTTCAAGGGCGAACTTTCCATGAATCAACACCCTATTCCTGTGCTGGCCTCCTGGGTCGCCCTCGCCTGCAGCACCGTGCTGTCCGGCTGCGCCACGCATCAAACGCCGCTGTCGCCTGCCCACATCAATACCCCGCCCCGCCCAGCCGGCGCCATTCCCGAACCGGTGCAGCAAAGCAGCGCGCTGGCCGCGCCCCTGCCTGCGCCCAAAGTGGAAACCTACAGCGTCACCGTGCACAAGGTGCCCGTGCAGTCGCTGCTGTTTGCGCTGGCGCGCGACGCGGGCATGAATGTCGACATCCACCCGCAGATCGAAGGCAGCGTCACCCTGAATGCGCTGAACCAGACCCTGCCGCAATTGCTGACGCGTATCGGCAAGCAAGTCGATATGCGCTACGAAATCGATGGCAAGAACCTGACGGTATTGCCCGACGCGCCCGTATGGCGCAATTACAAGGTCGATTACGTCAACATGGCGCGCAGCACCAACAGCAGCGTGAATATCGCCACGCAAATTTCCACGGCGGGCGGCGGGTCGAACAGCGCCAGCAACCCCGTCGGCGGCACGCAAGGCAGCGGCGGCAACGGCAATAACAACTCGACCACCCTGGTCGTGAATCGTTCGGAAAATAATTTCTGGTACAGCCTGGAAAAGAATATCCGCGACCTGCTGCGCGAGACCACACTCAACGATGTGCAGGTGGACCCGCTGGCGCAGCTGAACCAGCAGTTGACGAGCATGCCCGGTCAACAAGGGCAGCAGGGACAGCAGGGACAGCAAGGCCAGCCTTTCCAGCAGCAGAATCAGGCCGGCAATCAATACGGCAGCCAGGCGCCGATGCAGACTGGCGGCCAGTATGCGCCAGGCCAGCAGCAGGGCAATAGCAACGCGACCCCGTCCCAGCCGCTCGACGCGAACGGCCTGCCGCTGCTGAAACTGGCCAACAAGGGCAGCCCCTCGTCGGTCGTCGTCAACGTGGAAGGCGGCTTGATCGCCGTGCGGGCCACGGGCCGCCAGCACGAAAAGATCGCCGAATTCCTCGATGCGGTATTGCATAGCGCCAAGCGGCAAGTGCTGATCGAGGCGACCATCATGGAAGTGCGCCTGAGCAATGAATACCAGCAAGGCATCAACTGGTCGCGCCTGACGGGCAGCTTGCAGTTGCGGCAGCAGCAAGTGGGTACGACTGCCCTCAGCAGCGGCGTCACGCCCGGCGCCACGCCGGGTATCTTCGTGCTCAATTATCTGAAGGACAGTTTCAGCACGACCATCCAGCTGCTCGAGTCGTTCGGCAAGGTAAAAGTGCTGTCCAGCCCGAAGATCAGCGTGCTCAACAACCAGACGGCCATGCTGAAGGTGGTCGACAACAATGTCTTCTTTACCATCAAGGTAACGCCTGCCGTGATCAGCTCGACGGGCACCATCACCACGCCCGCCACGTATGAATCGAAACTGGAAACCGTGCCCGTCGGCTTCGTCATGAGCGTCACGCCGCAGATTTCCGACAGCGATGAAGTGACCCTGAACGTGCGCCCCACCATCACGCGCATCGTCGGCTATGAGCAGGACCCGAATCCGGCCCTGGCCGCGCTAAACGTGCGCAACCGCGTGCCCGTGATCCAGGCGCGCGAACTGGAATCGATCATGAAAGTGGGCAATGGCCAGATCGCCGTGATGGGCGGCCTGATGCAGGACTCCGTCGACAATGCCAAGGATGGCGTGCCGGGCCTGTCCAGCCTGCCCCTGGTCGGCAATTTGTTTACCTATCGCAATGAAGCAAGCAGCAAGACGGAACTGGTGATCTTCATGCGCCCCGTCGTCGTCAAGGATGCCAGCGTCGAGGGCGATTACCGCGACTACCGTTATCTGCTGCCCGGCCAGGCGCCGCTCAACAGCCAGCCGTACACGGATGGCCCGCCGGCGCCCGCCGTCCAGCCGCAGGCACGCCTGCAGGGAGACGTCCCATGAGCTTGCTGATGCAGGCGCTCAAGAAAGCCGAGCGCGCCAAGCAGAACAGCCTTTCCGACGAGGAACTGGAAAAGCCGTCCGAAGCCTACGACCAGGTGCTGGAACTGGCGCCGGCCGACGCCCCGCCGCCCCGTCCCGCGCCGGTTGCGCCACCGCCCGTGCAGCCGGCAAGCACCCTGCGCCTGGAACCGCTGCCGGACGCTCCGGCGCCGCAGCCCGAGTCGAGTAGCGCCCAGCCCGGTCCGCAAGCCGGCCCGCCCCCCGAGCCACCACGCGCCCGTCCGGAACCGCCGCCCGCCAAGCCACGCGCCAGCCGCAGCAATCCGCCGCCGAAAGGTCCCACCGGTCCCATCAGCGTCGACCCGGCCACCGTGCGCCTGGCCGTGCTGCTGGCGATCCTGCTGCTGGTGGCCGGCTCCATGGCGTACTGGTACTGGCGCGCCAGCAGCAGCCCCGGCGCGGGCGCCAACCTGCCCGGCGTACCCATGCCGCTGACGGACGCCCCGGGCACGTCCGGCGTTGCCGGGCCCATCGTGGTGCTGCCCGGGGCCGGCGGCGCCCTGCCGGATGCCACGGCGCCCGCACCGCTGCCGCAGGACATGCCGCGCGAACAGCGCCAGCCGGCCGGCGCAGCGGAACAGCAGGCGATGATACAAGCCGCCGCGCAAGCGGCCGTGGCCGCCCAGCTGGCGCAACTGCAGCCGCCTGCTCCGCCCAGCCTGCCACCGGTGGCCGCGCCCGACAACAGCCAGATTCAGGTAGTACGCAACGATACGGCGCCGCAGATCAACCCCGGCGTGCAGCAAGCCTACCAGGCTTTCAACGGAGGCCAGCTGGGCGCGGCGCGCCAGCAATATGAAAGCGTGCTGCAGCAGGACGCCAACAACCGCGATGCGCTGCTGGGCCTGGCAGCCGTGGCCCAGCGCGAGAACCAGGGCGCGCAGGCGGCGTCGCTGTACGTGCGTTTGCTGGAAATCAATCCTGATGATGGCGTAGCGCTGGCCGGCCTGATCGGCCTGCGCCAGGGCGACGTCGTGCAGAGCGAAGCAAAACTGAAAGCCATCCTGGCGCGTACCCCCGACAGCGGCCCCGTGCTGTTTGCACTGGGCAATGTGTACGCCAAGCAGCGCCGCTGGAACGAAGCGCAGCAGCAATTCTTCCGCGCCTACAGCGCCGCGCCCGGCAATCCCGACTATGCCTTCAACCTGGCCGTGGGCCTGGACCGGCTGAACCAGCCGAAACTGGCCGCCACCTATTACCAGCGCGCCTTGACCCTGGCGCAAACCACGCCGGCCGCGTTCGACCAGGCCGTCGTGCAAACGCGCTTGCGCGAACTGGCCGAGCCGGCCACCATCACACCCCGTCAGGAATAAGCACTACATGGCAGAACAGGCAAAACTTCCGCTGGGCAAATTGCTGATCCAGAAAGGCGTGATCAGCGAAGACCAGCTGCGCATCGCCCTGATCGAGCAGCGGCGCAGCAGCGAACCGCTGGGCAAGCTGCTGATCACGCTCGGTTTCGTTACGGAAGCCACCGTGCGCGAGGCGCTCAGCGAAAACCTGAAACAGGTCAGCGCGGACCTGTCGAGCCTGGTGGTCGACGCCATCGCCCTGAAACTGATCCCGAAGGACGTGGCCAAGCGCTACCGCGTCTTCCCCATCGTGTATGAACGGCAGGCGGACAATCTGATCCTGGCCATGGCCGACACCAGCAACATCGTCGCGCTCGACCAGATCAGCGCCATGCTGGTCAAGGGCATCACGATTTCCACCGTGCTCGTCAACGAGTCGGACATTTCGCGCGCCATCGACCAGTACTATGGCTTTGAACTGTCGATCGACGGCATCCTGCACGAAATCGAAACGGGGGAAGTCAGCTATCAGAGCATGGCTTCACCGTCGGACGAGTACAGCCAGCCCATGGTGCGCCTGATCGATGCGCTGCTGGCCGATGCCGTGCAAAACGGCGCCTCGGACATCCATTTCGAGCCGGAACAGTCGTTCCTGCGCATCCGCTACCGTATCGACGGCATCCTGCGGCAAATCCGCAGCCTGCACAAATCGTACTGGCCGGCCATGGCCGTGCGCCTGAAGGTGATGTCGAACATGAATATCGCCGAGGCGCGCGCGCCGCAGGATGGGCGCATCAGCATCAAGTTTTCCGGGCGGCAAATCGACTTCCGCGCGTCGGCGCAGCCCACCACGCATGGCGAAAACTTCGTGCTGCGCGTGCTGGACCGCCAGAAAGGCATCGTGCCGCTAGACGCCCTGGGCCTGGCCGAGGCGGAACTGAACTTGCTGAAACTGATGATCGCGCGGCCCGACGGCGTGATCCTCGTGACGGGCCCGACGGGCAGCGGCAAGACCACGACCCTGTATTCGATCATCAATCACATCAATACGGAAAGCGTCAACATCATGACCTTGGAAGACCCGGTCGAGTATCCGATGAACATGATACGCCAGACCTCCGTCAACGAATCCGTCAAGCTGGGCTTTGCCGACGGCATCCGCTCGATGATGCGGCAAGACCCGGACATCATTTTAGTTGGCGAGATCCGCGACCGCGAAACGGCGGAAATGGCCTTTGCCGCCGCCATGACGGGGCACCAGGTGTATTCCACCCTGCACACGAACTCGTCCATCGGCTCCATCTCGCGCCTGCTCGATATCGGCATCCTGCCCGATATCATGGCCGGCAACATCATCGGCATCGTGGCGCAGCGCCTCGTGCGTCGATTGTGTCCGCATTGCAAGGAGACCGTGATCGCCGACGACGTCGAGCGCCGCCTGCTGGGCTTGGCGGCAACCGATGCGCCCGTGTCCATCTGCCGTGCCGTCGGTTGCGAGCGCTGTGCGCACCAGGGTTACAAGGGCCGCCTGGCCATCATGGAAATCCTCAAGATGACGGCCGAACTCGATGAATTGACGGCGCGCCGCGCCAGTTCGCGCGAATTGAAGAATGCGGCGCGCGCGGGCGGCTTCAAGGGCCTCGTCGACGACGGCATGCGCCGCGTGATGGAAGGCGTCACCACGCTGGAAGAAGTGGGCCGCGTGGTCGACCTGACGGAAAGGCTGGCCTGATGGCGCAATATGTCTACCGCGCCATGGATGCCGCCGGCACATTGATTCCCGGCAGCATGGAGGCGGCCAACGTGCCGGACCTGGAAGCGCGCCTGCACCGCATGCAGCTCGACTTGATCGACTGCAAGATCACGGGCCAGTATCTGGTGCTGCTGGGCAAGCGGGTCATCCACCGCCGCGACCTGATCAATTTCTGCTTCCACATGGAGCAATTGACGGGCGCGGGCGTGCCCATCCTGGATGGCTTGAACGACTTGCGCGAAAGCACGGACCACCCACGCCTGCGCGAAGTCGTCACGGATCTGATCGAAAGCATCGAAGGCGGCCTGCCCCTGTCGGGCGCGCTGGCCCAGCATGGCGACATCTTCGACGCCACGTTCACCAGCCTGATACTGGCGGGCGAACAGAGCGGCAAGATCGCCGAAGTCTTCAAGAACCTGTCGGAAAGTCTGAAATGGCAGGACGAGCTGGCCTCGCAGACGCGCAAGATCATCATGTACCCGGTCATCGTGGCCATCGTCGTGGCGGCCGTGACGTTTTTCCTGATGATCTATCTGGTGCCTCAACTGACGGCGTTCATTCGCAACATGGGCGGCGAGCTGCCGCTTCACACGCGCGTGCTGATTGCCGTGTCGAATGTCTTCATCAATTACTGGTATGTGCTGCTGGCCTTGCCCGTGCTGCTGTTCTTCGGGCTGCGCGCGCTCATCCGCCGCAGCGAGGCGGCCCGCTATGCCTGGGATGGCTTGAAGCTGCGGCTGTGGCTGGTCGGACCTGTGCTGCACAAGATCATCCTGGCCCGCTTCGCCACGTTTTTCGCCCTGATGTATGCTTCCGGCATCACGATACTCGAATGCATCCGCCTGTCCGAAGGCATCGCCGGCAACCAGGTGGTGGCGGCGGGCCTGCGCCGCGCCGCGCAGCTGATCAGCGAGGGTTATGGCGTGACGGCCGCGTTCCAGCACACGGGCATCTTCCCGCCGCTCGTGATCCGCATGCTGAAGGTGGGCGAGGCCACGGGATCGCTGGACACGGCCTTGCGCAATGTCAGTTACTTTTACAACCGCGAAGTGAAGGAATTGATTGAAAAAGTGCAAGCCATGATCGAGCCGACCATGACGGTCATCCTGGGCCTGCTGCTGGGCTGGATCATGCTGTCGGTGCTGGGGCCGATCTACGACACCATCAGTACAATCAAGACCTGAGGCCGCCGTGTTCCGCAAACAATTACTCTACATCACCAGCGACGCCCTGTGCGCCTACGACTGGGACCACGGCGTGCTGGGCCAGGGCCAGGCCTTTCCCGCCAGCGCGGCCGGGCTGGACGGTTTCGCCGCGTGGCTGGAAGACCCGCAGGCGCACCGCCTCGACGTGCCCGCCTACCTGCTGACGGACTTGATCGAAGAGGATTTCCAGCGCCAGCTGCTGCCCCACGTGCGCGGCAAGGCGGGCCGAGCGCTGCTGGAGCGGCGCAAGCAGCAATTGCACCGCGATACGCCCTACCGGGGCAGCACCCTGCTGGGCCGTGAAAGCACGGGCCGCCACGACGACCAGGTGCTGTTCTTCGCCCTGACCAACCCATCCTTGCTGCAGCCGTGGACGGAGGCGCTCGAGCACCTGCGCGTGCCCGTGGCTGGCATCTATTCGACCAGCCTGCTCAGTATCGCGCTGGTCAAAAAGCTGTCGATCGCGCATGAACACTTGCTGCTCGTGACGCAGCAGTCGGGCGGCTTGCGGCAAAGCTACTATGAAAAGGGCCAACTGCGCTTTTCGCGCCAGACGGCCACCATCGCGCTCGACGGCGTGGCCGTGAATATTGCGCTGGAAACGGAAAAGACACGGCAATTTCTCACCAGCACGCGCATGCTGGCGCGCGGCGACGTCCTGAATACCGTCATCCTGGCGCCGGCCGCGCAGATCGCCAAGCTCGAACTGCTGTGCGACAACGGCGTCGAAGTGGCTTACCACTTCATCGACCTGCAACTGGCCGCCGAAAGAGTGGGCTTGCGCAAGACACCGGCGCTGGCCGATGAATTGCTGCTGACCTTGTTGGGCAAGCATCCGCCGTCCAGCCACTATCCGCCAGGCGCGCTGGCCCGCTACTACCACTTCCAGCGCGCGCGCAAGACGCTGTATGGCGCCAGCACGCTGATCGGCGCGTCGGCAGCCCTGTGGTGCGCGATTAACTTGCTCGGCGGCATAGCCGACGGGGCCGCCATCCAGCGCCTGGCGCAGGAAACGGCGTCCTACCAGGAGCGCTACCGCAGCGTCATGTCGACCCAGCCGCCGGCGCCGGCCAAGACGCAGAACATGAAAGTGGCCGTGACCCTCGGTCACATGATCGCCCGCCAGGCGCCGGAGCCGGGCCGGCTGCTGGGCATGCTGAGCGCCGCGCTGGACCAGGCGCCGCAGGTGGCGCTCGGCCAGCTGCACTGGCATGCGGGCCAGGCACCGGCGCGCGTAGCCGGCAATCAGCCGCCGCAACAGCAGCAACAGCAGCAAAGTACGGGCGGGCCGACCGGCAGCGCCCTGGCCGGCATTCCCGTCGCGCCGCCGCAGGCGCTGCGCCTGGAAGCGGACGTGGCCATGCCGAACAACGATTACCGCGCGGCCCTGGCCGCCATCACGGCCTTCGCGCAAACCCTGGCGCGCCAGCCGGGCTTGCAGGTGACGATCGAGGAAACGCCGCTCGACCTGCGCCCCAGCGCGGCCCTGTCCGGCAAGAGCGCCGTGCCGGCGCCAGCCAGCCAGGCCCGCTTCACCCTCTTGCTGGCGTGGCAGCCATGAGCGGCCCCGTCAAGCAGCCGCCCCTGCCCGGCATGCAGCGGACCAGCACGCCCGCGCGCGCCCTGCCCGCGTGGCTGGGCGAACTGCACCTGATACGCCGCGCCCTGCTGTGCTTTACCCTGACCATGCTGGCCAGCCTGGTGCTGCTGAGCCTGAGCATCGCCTACCGCGAGCGCGAGGCGCAGCAGCTGGACCTGGCCCAGCGCACGCGTTCGGCGGCCGCCATGCTGTTCAACCACGTGGAAGCGGAGAAGCAGGAAATCCGCGCCTATGAACCGCGATTCCTCGCCTTGCGCCAGCGCGGCCTGATCGGCGAGGAAAACCGCCTCGCCTGGATCGACGCCATCCGCCGCAGCCAGGAACAGCGCAAACTGCTGCCGATCAGCTATGACATCAGCCCGCAGCAAGGGCTGCAAGTGCCATTGCCCATGGTGATGGGGCAATATCATTTGCGCGGCAGCCGCATGCGCCTGCAGATGGATTTGCTGCACGAGATGGATTTGCTGAACCTGCTGGACGATTTGCGCCAGGCCGGCTATTTCGCCGTGCAGGATTGCTCGCTCAAGCGCCATGCCACGGCCGGCGCCGGGCCAGGCAGCGGCGGTGCGAGCGGGGCGGCGCCCACCTTGGGCGCCGAATGCGAGCTGCTGTGGCTGACCCTGGGCAGCACGCCCGTGCCGGGGCGGCCATGAAGCGCACCCTCGTCCTGTGTGCGCTGCTGGCTGGCGCCGCGCTCACGGCCCAGGCGCAGCCACCGCAACTGGGGCGCTTGTTCCTGTCGCCCGAGCAGCGCGCCCAGCTCGACGCGCAGCGCTACGGCCCGCCGGCGCCCGATCCGGCCCTGGCGGCACCGCCGTCCCCGCCGCCACCGCCGCCGCCCGCCCCGCCCGTGGAATTGAATGGCGTGGTACAGCGCAGCAGCGGCCGCACCACCGTCTGGCTGAACCAGGAAGCGCAGAACGAGCCGCACAACCATCTCGCGCGTGGCCAGCCAGGCACCCTGACCTTGCGCCTGTCGAACGGCCAGGTGCTGCTGCTCAAACCGGGCCAGCGCTACGATCCGGCCAGCGGCACGGTCACCGAGGCGCCGCCATGACGCCGCGCCAAGCGCATCGTCAACTTCGTCGCCAGCGCGGCGCCGCCCTGCTGCTGCTGGTGGCCGTGCTGGGCCTGGGCACGGCCAGCCTGCTGATCAGCGCATTCGGGCGCAACACGGGCGAAGCCGAACGCCAGCAGCGCACCCTGGCCGCCCTGGCGCAGGCGCGCGACGCCTTGCTGGGCTTTGCGGCGGCCAATGGCCGCCTGCCCCGTCCGGCCGCCTCCGCCCTCGACGGGCGCGAACGGGCCGCCGACTGCGCCAACGATACCGAGTGCAGCGGCTTTTTGCCGTGGGTCGCGCTGGGCGTGGATGGCGTGGATGCCTGGGGCAAGCTGCTGCGCTACAGCGTCACGCCGGAAATGGCGCGCGCGCCCATCGTCTCCTTTTCCGCCGTCGCCAACAGAGTCGTGCTCACGCGCGACGGCCGCGGCGCCATCTCCTTCGTGGCGGGACAGGAGCAGTGCGACGTCAGCGCCCAGTGCCTGCCCGTCGTGCTGTTCTCGCAAGGCAAGGATCACTATGGCACGGCCGCCAGCGGCGTGCCGCAGATCAATACGGCGCGCGGCAATATCGATGAAGCGGCCAACGACAGCGCCAGCCGCAGCTTCATCACCCGCCCCGCCACCGACCTTGCCACGCTGCCCGGTGGCGCCTTTGACGACATGCTGACCTGGATTACCTTGCCTACCCTGTACCAACGCATGCGCGCCGCGCGCAACCTGCCATGAGCGCCCGCCATCCGCGCCGCCCGGGCGGCTTTTCCCTGATCGAGATCGCCATCGTGCTCGTCATCGTCGGCCTGATGATAGGCGGCCTGGTCACGCCGTTGACGGTGCAACTGGAACAGCGCAAGGTGGCCGAGACGCAGCAGGCGCTGAATGAAGCGAAGGAAGCGCTGACGGGCTACGCGCTGCGCTACGGCTATCTGCCGTGTCCCGCCATTTCCGCAATGAGCGGCCTGGAAGACCGGCGCGGCACGCGCTGCACGGGCGAAAAACGCGCGGGCTTCCTGCCCTGGGCCACCCTGGGGCTGCGCCAGGGTGACAGCTGGAACAATCTGTTCCGTTACAGCGTCACGCCGGCCTTCAGCGACAGCGAGCAGCAGTTCAACCTGGGCACGCCGCGCGACATCAGCATCGTCACGCGCAACGGCGGCGCGCTGCTGCAGGCGACGGCCTTGCGGGACATCCCCGCCATGATCATGTCGCATGGGAAAAACGGTTTCGGCGCCACGGGCGTGCAGGGCCAGCGCCAGGCTGTGCCTTTCGGCAACAATGTCGACGAGCGCAACAATGCATCGAACGCCACCACCTTCATCAGCCGCGCCGCCAGCGGCCCGCAGCAGCCGGGCGGCGAGTTCGACGATATCATCGTCTGGCTGTCGCCCAACATCCTGTTCAACCGCATGGTGGCGGCGCAAAGGCTGCCCCGCTGATGCGCATGCTCTTGCCCTCGTTCACCATCGCCCGCTACACGCTGCTCGAAGCGCTGCGCAGCCGCCTGCCGTGGCTGTTCGTGCTGGTGGCCTGCGCTTGCGCCGGCCTGGCCGGCTTCCTGCAGCAACTGGCGCTGACGGAAAGCGGCGCCGTGCAAACGTCCC
Coding sequences within:
- the mshL gene encoding pilus (MSHA type) biogenesis protein MshL — encoded protein: MNQHPIPVLASWVALACSTVLSGCATHQTPLSPAHINTPPRPAGAIPEPVQQSSALAAPLPAPKVETYSVTVHKVPVQSLLFALARDAGMNVDIHPQIEGSVTLNALNQTLPQLLTRIGKQVDMRYEIDGKNLTVLPDAPVWRNYKVDYVNMARSTNSSVNIATQISTAGGGSNSASNPVGGTQGSGGNGNNNSTTLVVNRSENNFWYSLEKNIRDLLRETTLNDVQVDPLAQLNQQLTSMPGQQGQQGQQGQQGQPFQQQNQAGNQYGSQAPMQTGGQYAPGQQQGNSNATPSQPLDANGLPLLKLANKGSPSSVVVNVEGGLIAVRATGRQHEKIAEFLDAVLHSAKRQVLIEATIMEVRLSNEYQQGINWSRLTGSLQLRQQQVGTTALSSGVTPGATPGIFVLNYLKDSFSTTIQLLESFGKVKVLSSPKISVLNNQTAMLKVVDNNVFFTIKVTPAVISSTGTITTPATYESKLETVPVGFVMSVTPQISDSDEVTLNVRPTITRIVGYEQDPNPALAALNVRNRVPVIQARELESIMKVGNGQIAVMGGLMQDSVDNAKDGVPGLSSLPLVGNLFTYRNEASSKTELVIFMRPVVVKDASVEGDYRDYRYLLPGQAPLNSQPYTDGPPAPAVQPQARLQGDVP
- a CDS encoding tetratricopeptide repeat protein; this translates as MSLLMQALKKAERAKQNSLSDEELEKPSEAYDQVLELAPADAPPPRPAPVAPPPVQPASTLRLEPLPDAPAPQPESSSAQPGPQAGPPPEPPRARPEPPPAKPRASRSNPPPKGPTGPISVDPATVRLAVLLAILLLVAGSMAYWYWRASSSPGAGANLPGVPMPLTDAPGTSGVAGPIVVLPGAGGALPDATAPAPLPQDMPREQRQPAGAAEQQAMIQAAAQAAVAAQLAQLQPPAPPSLPPVAAPDNSQIQVVRNDTAPQINPGVQQAYQAFNGGQLGAARQQYESVLQQDANNRDALLGLAAVAQRENQGAQAASLYVRLLEINPDDGVALAGLIGLRQGDVVQSEAKLKAILARTPDSGPVLFALGNVYAKQRRWNEAQQQFFRAYSAAPGNPDYAFNLAVGLDRLNQPKLAATYYQRALTLAQTTPAAFDQAVVQTRLRELAEPATITPRQE
- a CDS encoding GspE/PulE family protein — encoded protein: MAEQAKLPLGKLLIQKGVISEDQLRIALIEQRRSSEPLGKLLITLGFVTEATVREALSENLKQVSADLSSLVVDAIALKLIPKDVAKRYRVFPIVYERQADNLILAMADTSNIVALDQISAMLVKGITISTVLVNESDISRAIDQYYGFELSIDGILHEIETGEVSYQSMASPSDEYSQPMVRLIDALLADAVQNGASDIHFEPEQSFLRIRYRIDGILRQIRSLHKSYWPAMAVRLKVMSNMNIAEARAPQDGRISIKFSGRQIDFRASAQPTTHGENFVLRVLDRQKGIVPLDALGLAEAELNLLKLMIARPDGVILVTGPTGSGKTTTLYSIINHINTESVNIMTLEDPVEYPMNMIRQTSVNESVKLGFADGIRSMMRQDPDIILVGEIRDRETAEMAFAAAMTGHQVYSTLHTNSSIGSISRLLDIGILPDIMAGNIIGIVAQRLVRRLCPHCKETVIADDVERRLLGLAATDAPVSICRAVGCERCAHQGYKGRLAIMEILKMTAELDELTARRASSRELKNAARAGGFKGLVDDGMRRVMEGVTTLEEVGRVVDLTERLA
- a CDS encoding type II secretion system F family protein: MAQYVYRAMDAAGTLIPGSMEAANVPDLEARLHRMQLDLIDCKITGQYLVLLGKRVIHRRDLINFCFHMEQLTGAGVPILDGLNDLRESTDHPRLREVVTDLIESIEGGLPLSGALAQHGDIFDATFTSLILAGEQSGKIAEVFKNLSESLKWQDELASQTRKIIMYPVIVAIVVAAVTFFLMIYLVPQLTAFIRNMGGELPLHTRVLIAVSNVFINYWYVLLALPVLLFFGLRALIRRSEAARYAWDGLKLRLWLVGPVLHKIILARFATFFALMYASGITILECIRLSEGIAGNQVVAAGLRRAAQLISEGYGVTAAFQHTGIFPPLVIRMLKVGEATGSLDTALRNVSYFYNREVKELIEKVQAMIEPTMTVILGLLLGWIMLSVLGPIYDTISTIKT
- a CDS encoding type II secretion system protein, whose protein sequence is MSARHPRRPGGFSLIEIAIVLVIVGLMIGGLVTPLTVQLEQRKVAETQQALNEAKEALTGYALRYGYLPCPAISAMSGLEDRRGTRCTGEKRAGFLPWATLGLRQGDSWNNLFRYSVTPAFSDSEQQFNLGTPRDISIVTRNGGALLQATALRDIPAMIMSHGKNGFGATGVQGQRQAVPFGNNVDERNNASNATTFISRAASGPQQPGGEFDDIIVWLSPNILFNRMVAAQRLPR